In Candidatus Desulfofervidus auxilii, one genomic interval encodes:
- a CDS encoding FliI/YscN family ATPase has translation MNLNKYIKAINNVNVIKPYGKVTRVVGIMIEGTCRKVPIGSLCYIEPQKNGKRLLAEVVGFNDLKIFLMPFGNMDGIEPGSWIIPLEQKARVRVGSDLLGRVIDGLGTPIDGKGPIVYDGYYSLYRQPSNPIERKIVYEPLDVGIRAINGLLTLAKGQRIGILAGPGLGKSTLMGMIAKYAKADVNVIALIGERGREVKEFIKKNLGDGGLKKSVIVVATSDQPPLIRMKAAYIATAIAEYFRDQGEHVILMMDSITRFAMSAREIGLALGEPPTTKGYTPSVFSHLPQLLERTGNKEKGSITGIYNVLVEGDDLTEPIADAMQGLLDGHIILSRNLAAEGHYPCIDILRSVSRLAVDVITKEHLTLKKRLIKCLSTYKKVEDLINIGAYKTGSNEEIDYAINMIGKINAYLRQEMEEKVSLKESVEQLKALFG, from the coding sequence ATGAATCTAAATAAATATATAAAGGCCATCAATAATGTTAATGTTATCAAGCCCTATGGAAAGGTAACTAGGGTGGTTGGGATAATGATAGAAGGCACATGCAGAAAGGTGCCCATTGGAAGCTTGTGTTATATTGAGCCTCAAAAAAATGGGAAAAGGTTGTTAGCAGAGGTAGTGGGTTTTAATGACCTTAAAATATTCTTAATGCCTTTTGGAAATATGGATGGAATTGAGCCTGGGAGCTGGATTATACCTTTGGAACAAAAAGCAAGAGTAAGGGTAGGTAGTGATTTATTAGGTAGAGTAATTGACGGATTAGGAACTCCTATTGATGGCAAAGGCCCTATTGTCTATGATGGTTATTATTCCCTTTATCGCCAGCCCAGTAATCCTATTGAAAGGAAGATTGTTTATGAACCTTTAGATGTAGGCATAAGGGCCATCAATGGTCTTCTCACATTAGCTAAGGGACAAAGGATAGGGATTTTGGCAGGTCCTGGTCTGGGAAAGAGCACATTAATGGGAATGATTGCTAAATATGCAAAAGCCGATGTCAATGTAATTGCACTCATAGGAGAAAGAGGTAGAGAGGTTAAGGAATTTATTAAAAAAAATTTAGGAGATGGAGGGCTTAAAAAATCCGTAATAGTGGTAGCTACTTCAGACCAGCCTCCACTTATTCGCATGAAAGCTGCCTATATTGCCACTGCTATTGCTGAATATTTCAGGGATCAAGGGGAACATGTAATCTTAATGATGGATTCTATTACCAGATTTGCTATGTCTGCAAGAGAAATAGGTTTGGCTTTGGGTGAACCCCCCACTACAAAAGGCTATACCCCATCTGTCTTTTCCCACCTGCCTCAGCTTTTAGAAAGGACTGGAAATAAAGAAAAAGGTAGTATTACTGGAATTTACAATGTTTTAGTAGAAGGAGATGACCTAACAGAACCTATTGCTGATGCTATGCAAGGGTTACTGGATGGTCATATAATCCTCTCTAGAAACCTGGCAGCCGAAGGCCATTATCCTTGTATTGATATATTGAGAAGTGTTAGCAGACTAGCTGTGGATGTAATCACAAAGGAACACCTTACCCTTAAAAAAAGGTTAATAAAGTGCCTTTCCACATACAAAAAAGTAGAAGACTTGATTAATATTGGGGCTTATAAAACAGGGAGTAATGAAGAGATTGATTATGCTATAAATATGATAGGTAA